In Nonomuraea muscovyensis, one genomic interval encodes:
- a CDS encoding DUF397 domain-containing protein, giving the protein MDSLSWELATAEWRKATPSQTTDNCVEVADLSSGRRGVRNSRNRTGPVLVFTSSEWKAFIEGVKDGEFD; this is encoded by the coding sequence ATGGATAGCCTCTCCTGGGAACTGGCGACAGCTGAGTGGCGCAAGGCGACTCCGTCGCAGACAACCGATAACTGCGTTGAGGTTGCCGATCTATCCAGTGGGCGCCGCGGTGTCCGCAACAGCAGGAACCGTACCGGTCCAGTGCTAGTCTTTACGTCTAGCGAATGGAAAGCGTTTATTGAAGGAGTAAAAGACGGCGAGTTCGACTAG
- the fxsT gene encoding FxSxx-COOH system tetratricopeptide repeat protein, translated as MVALGVAISSTLLVAGALGLFTDLLWTPVDVLDVLDKRASVISMFVGLAGLFIAGAALLAQLRSSSSAQHLPAPPREPTKGGLSLLPEQASSTQGMARAALTVIHALPPVADVPPIGITGMPRRPSTVFVGRERDLDLLNQALTVDPKAIIQAVVGLGGIGKSELALQYSIRHRGAYKQLWWIEAETPENIQAGFARLCRVLCSAISSVAAAQAPTEEAAAWALAWLATRSDWLVIFDNVEEIDHLQYYLGQLQAGHVIITSRRDVGWQEIATVVHLGVLSQVDAVGLLSQTISGSAIWVPNLADELAEELGYLPLALKQAGAYIAATPGMDLPRYLRLLRTAPRRVLTADGYRGRGAEQVIARTWAVTQGRIAETDPLAVRLLQLLACYAPDHLPCQVLYGVDGADEMAVAEALGALASYSMINRSPDGQYINVHRLVQSVTLADLSDDELTAVRTNAAQRLEAVLPNEPENSSFWPLYARLLPHVRAVLAPDSSAMANIIEYLDASGDDRTAQILQQHRVKALSDRLGAEHVETLTARNNLARWTGLGGDREAARDQYMALLPVMERVLGPKHPDTLSARANFAFFTGWAGDQLAAREQYEILLPMMEQVLGSRHPSTLSARANLARWTGFVGDVCEARDQYGALLPVVEQALGPEHPTTLSARANFAYWLGMAGDAGTARDQCLALLPVIKRVLGPEHRTTLGVWSGLIYLTGKAGDVIAARDHYIALLQVMERVRGPQHPDTLAERANYAHFTGLAGDALAAKEQYAALLPLMERILGPKHPQSLKVRMELAHWTERAEGHP; from the coding sequence ATGGTTGCTTTAGGGGTGGCGATTTCTTCGACTTTGCTGGTCGCCGGGGCGCTCGGGCTCTTCACCGATCTGCTGTGGACGCCCGTCGACGTGCTGGATGTCTTGGACAAGCGCGCCAGCGTGATCAGTATGTTTGTCGGCCTTGCGGGCCTGTTCATAGCCGGTGCGGCCCTACTGGCGCAACTGCGTTCGTCTTCGTCGGCTCAGCACCTGCCTGCTCCGCCAAGGGAGCCCACCAAGGGAGGGCTATCTCTGCTCCCCGAACAAGCCAGCAGCACGCAGGGGATGGCAAGGGCGGCACTCACCGTAATACACGCGTTGCCTCCCGTGGCTGATGTACCCCCGATAGGGATTACAGGTATGCCACGTCGCCCATCAACAGTGTTCGTTGGCCGGGAGCGCGACCTGGATCTACTCAACCAAGCGTTGACAGTAGATCCCAAGGCGATCATCCAGGCGGTGGTCGGGCTCGGAGGCATCGGTAAGAGTGAGCTGGCACTGCAGTACTCCATCCGCCATCGAGGCGCCTATAAACAACTATGGTGGATAGAAGCTGAAACTCCCGAAAATATCCAAGCGGGATTCGCCAGGCTGTGCCGAGTCCTGTGCTCAGCTATTTCATCAGTTGCCGCTGCGCAGGCCCCCACCGAGGAGGCCGCAGCTTGGGCATTAGCTTGGCTAGCCACTCGTTCGGACTGGCTGGTGATCTTTGACAACGTTGAAGAGATCGATCATCTGCAATACTACCTTGGGCAGCTGCAGGCTGGGCATGTAATTATTACGAGTAGACGGGACGTTGGTTGGCAGGAGATAGCCACCGTGGTCCATCTCGGTGTCCTGTCACAGGTTGATGCGGTCGGACTGCTGTCGCAGACTATCAGCGGCTCGGCCATTTGGGTCCCGAACCTGGCTGACGAACTGGCCGAGGAACTCGGCTACCTCCCGCTCGCACTTAAGCAGGCTGGCGCCTACATCGCTGCTACCCCCGGAATGGATTTGCCTCGATATCTGCGTCTGCTGCGTACGGCTCCCCGCCGCGTGCTGACCGCTGACGGCTATCGGGGTCGAGGGGCCGAACAAGTCATCGCTCGCACCTGGGCCGTAACTCAAGGCCGTATTGCAGAGACGGACCCACTGGCGGTTCGTCTCCTGCAATTGCTGGCTTGCTACGCCCCAGATCATCTGCCCTGCCAAGTGCTGTATGGCGTTGACGGCGCCGATGAGATGGCGGTGGCTGAAGCCTTGGGCGCGTTGGCTTCCTACAGCATGATCAACAGGTCGCCGGATGGGCAATATATCAATGTGCATCGCCTAGTCCAATCTGTCACGCTTGCCGACCTGTCTGATGATGAACTCACGGCTGTCCGCACCAACGCGGCCCAACGGCTTGAGGCCGTGCTTCCCAATGAACCGGAGAACAGTTCCTTCTGGCCGCTATACGCTCGTTTGCTGCCGCACGTACGCGCCGTTCTGGCCCCGGACTCTTCTGCCATGGCAAACATCATCGAGTACCTGGACGCCAGCGGTGACGATCGCACCGCCCAAATCCTGCAGCAGCACCGCGTGAAAGCTCTATCCGATAGGTTGGGTGCCGAACACGTTGAGACGCTGACTGCCCGCAACAATCTCGCCCGATGGACGGGGCTCGGCGGAGATAGGGAAGCTGCACGGGACCAATACATGGCCTTGCTCCCGGTGATGGAGCGCGTGCTGGGGCCGAAGCATCCGGATACGCTGAGTGCCCGGGCCAACTTCGCCTTCTTCACCGGATGGGCAGGCGATCAACTCGCAGCACGAGAACAGTACGAGATACTACTGCCGATGATGGAGCAGGTGTTGGGCTCGAGACATCCGAGCACGTTGAGTGCCCGCGCCAACCTCGCTCGCTGGACCGGGTTCGTTGGGGATGTCTGTGAAGCGCGAGACCAATACGGGGCACTGCTGCCGGTAGTTGAGCAGGCGTTGGGCCCGGAACATCCAACCACGTTGAGTGCCCGCGCCAACTTCGCCTATTGGTTAGGGATGGCGGGAGATGCTGGCACGGCGCGAGACCAATGCCTGGCGCTTTTACCGGTTATCAAGCGGGTATTGGGCCCGGAGCACCGAACGACGCTGGGTGTCTGGAGTGGTCTCATTTACCTGACAGGTAAGGCCGGCGACGTGATCGCGGCGCGGGATCATTACATTGCACTGTTGCAGGTGATGGAGCGGGTACGCGGGCCACAGCATCCAGATACGCTAGCTGAACGCGCGAATTATGCTCACTTCACAGGGTTAGCGGGTGATGCGCTCGCGGCAAAGGAGCAGTACGCAGCTTTGCTTCCATTGATGGAACGGATTCTAGGCCCGAAGCATCCTCAGTCCTTGAAAGTCCGCATGGAACTCGCGCATTGGACGGAGCGCGCCGAGGGGCATCCCTGA
- a CDS encoding peptidase inhibitor family I36 protein, whose amino-acid sequence MIKAVKGLAIGLPLAMMTLALTSGTASAARGDCASGYFCAWAGDAWAGLPTARWPRGTNDASWYNNGLHDNAESVYNHSPSYQDPSVPDNVVLFLDVNYGRADLCVLPGEYYDGGMDDNDYDSHRWVSDCA is encoded by the coding sequence ATGATCAAGGCTGTCAAGGGCCTGGCCATCGGCCTGCCCCTCGCGATGATGACGTTGGCCCTGACCTCCGGCACCGCCAGCGCCGCCCGCGGCGACTGCGCCTCAGGCTACTTCTGCGCCTGGGCCGGTGACGCGTGGGCGGGCCTCCCGACGGCCCGATGGCCCAGAGGAACGAATGACGCGAGCTGGTACAACAACGGTTTGCACGACAACGCCGAGTCCGTCTACAACCACTCCCCGTCGTATCAAGATCCCAGCGTGCCGGACAACGTCGTGCTCTTCCTCGACGTCAACTACGGACGCGCGGATCTCTGCGTCCTGCCGGGCGAGTATTACGACGGCGGGATGGACGACAACGACTACGACTCCCACCGATGGGTCAGCGACTGCGCCTGA
- a CDS encoding helix-turn-helix domain-containing protein, producing MGALASQFLLQLARHLEEFSPAEAMRVSTLTTDVLTAALAGALDAHSAVPPNSRRRALLAQIHAFIQANLGEADLTPAAIAAAHHISLRYLNKLFRAEGHTVAAWIRERRLERCRRDLAEPHLAGYPINAIAARWGFTSPAHFSQAFRSAYGLSPREFRQQCTR from the coding sequence ATGGGTGCGCTGGCCTCGCAGTTCCTGCTCCAGTTGGCCCGGCATCTGGAGGAGTTCAGCCCGGCCGAGGCGATGCGGGTCTCCACCCTGACCACCGACGTCCTGACCGCCGCGCTGGCCGGCGCACTGGACGCCCACAGCGCGGTGCCGCCGAACAGCCGACGACGCGCGTTGCTCGCCCAGATCCACGCCTTCATACAAGCGAACCTGGGCGAGGCGGACCTGACCCCGGCCGCGATCGCCGCGGCGCACCACATCTCCCTGCGGTATCTGAACAAGCTGTTCCGCGCCGAGGGGCACACCGTGGCCGCATGGATCCGCGAACGCCGCTTGGAACGGTGCCGGCGTGACCTCGCCGAGCCGCATTTGGCCGGTTACCCGATCAACGCGATCGCGGCCCGGTGGGGGTTCACCAGCCCGGCGCATTTCAGCCAGGCGTTCCGCAGCGCCTACGGGCTTTCGCCACGCGAGTTCCGCCAGCAGTGCACGAGATAG
- a CDS encoding AraC-like ligand-binding domain-containing protein: MVSFAAVPAHERLSFWREMSSKMWMPLDAHCEPGLEGAFQAHVALSGLGLVQATLLTAPSLTIRRTPHLIRRSDPETFFVTCTVRGHAIGEQAGRQADLRVGDLMLRDSSQPYLTTFESRGPRGRAGAVAAVSALLAATARTGPARAQLGADPG; encoded by the coding sequence GTGGTCAGCTTCGCCGCTGTCCCGGCGCATGAGCGGCTCAGCTTCTGGCGCGAGATGAGCTCGAAGATGTGGATGCCGCTGGACGCGCACTGCGAACCAGGTCTGGAAGGCGCGTTCCAAGCTCACGTCGCCCTCAGCGGCCTCGGCCTCGTGCAAGCGACCTTGCTGACCGCGCCGTCGCTGACGATCCGGCGTACGCCCCACCTGATCCGCCGCTCCGACCCCGAAACCTTCTTCGTGACCTGCACCGTCCGTGGCCACGCCATCGGAGAACAAGCCGGTCGGCAGGCGGATCTGCGTGTCGGGGATCTGATGCTCCGGGACAGTTCGCAGCCCTATCTGACCACCTTCGAGTCGAGGGGGCCCCGGGGACGGGCAGGTGCTGTCGCTGCAGTTTCCGCGCTCCTTGCGGCCACTGCCCGAACGGGGCCTGCGCGAGCTCAACTCGGTGCCGATCCGGGGTGA
- a CDS encoding winged helix-turn-helix transcriptional regulator, whose protein sequence is MSQRNTAVTDQLTAPTDASSPEDCPLPEVLALIGDKWSAQVLVQLGEGPHRFTQLERAIEGISRRMLTVSLRNLERNGLITRTVYPDSPPRVEYATTALVEDIRAPLEALAAWARYASPVIAAARHAYDNRH, encoded by the coding sequence TTGTCGCAACGGAACACCGCAGTAACAGACCAGCTCACAGCCCCCACCGATGCGTCCTCGCCCGAGGACTGCCCACTGCCTGAGGTCCTGGCCCTGATCGGGGACAAGTGGAGCGCTCAGGTACTGGTCCAACTGGGTGAGGGCCCGCACCGGTTCACCCAACTGGAACGGGCGATCGAGGGCATCAGCCGGCGGATGCTGACCGTGAGCCTGCGCAACCTGGAACGCAACGGGCTGATCACCCGCACCGTCTACCCCGACTCCCCACCCCGGGTGGAATACGCCACCACAGCTCTGGTCGAGGACATACGCGCTCCACTGGAGGCTCTCGCGGCATGGGCCCGCTACGCCAGCCCCGTCATTGCCGCAGCCCGCCACGCCTACGACAATCGCCATTAA
- a CDS encoding alpha/beta fold hydrolase yields the protein MPTARSHGFKISYEVFGDGPPVVLHPGMFQDGAHWAHSGYTPALTAAHTVIAIDPLGLGASDAPREIEAYSLQHRVDYVTAVLDDVGADRAAFWGYSLGAMTGYAVAAHAPERLTRLIAGAYDPINGFRSAVDQAIRELGLPADIDAYEIVKQGASADPYQAVLIGAGDLGAFRANYDAFSREPGLATELAACGVPILMYVGTADPWHDPMRAFAERAGAGFFSLPAADHKGGWDRSADVLPHVLPFLAEDRPSHLRP from the coding sequence GTGCCCACCGCACGCAGCCATGGTTTCAAGATCTCCTACGAGGTGTTCGGGGACGGCCCGCCGGTCGTGCTGCATCCGGGCATGTTCCAGGACGGCGCGCACTGGGCCCACAGCGGATACACCCCGGCCCTGACCGCCGCCCACACGGTGATCGCCATCGATCCACTGGGACTGGGCGCAAGCGACGCCCCGCGCGAGATCGAGGCATATTCCTTGCAGCATCGGGTCGACTACGTCACCGCCGTGCTCGACGATGTCGGCGCTGACCGGGCCGCGTTCTGGGGCTACTCGCTGGGCGCCATGACCGGCTATGCGGTCGCGGCGCACGCGCCCGAACGCCTGACCCGGCTGATCGCTGGCGCCTACGATCCCATCAACGGCTTTCGCTCCGCGGTCGACCAGGCGATTCGGGAGCTCGGCTTGCCCGCCGACATCGATGCCTACGAGATCGTGAAACAGGGGGCTTCGGCTGATCCGTATCAGGCCGTCCTGATCGGCGCCGGGGACCTGGGCGCCTTCCGCGCCAATTACGATGCGTTCTCACGCGAGCCCGGCCTGGCCACCGAGCTGGCGGCCTGCGGGGTGCCCATCTTGATGTACGTGGGCACGGCCGATCCCTGGCACGACCCGATGCGGGCGTTCGCCGAACGCGCCGGCGCGGGTTTCTTCTCCCTGCCGGCCGCTGACCACAAGGGCGGCTGGGACAGATCCGCCGATGTGCTCCCCCACGTACTGCCGTTCCTGGCCGAGGACAGGCCCTCACATCTCAGGCCGTGA
- a CDS encoding ATP-binding protein: MLTEREEKNSVAIASNESFSSWTKTFTDPRLCAATVDRLTFGGNIIETGTDSYRLAQTRARTEQRSTG, encoded by the coding sequence GTGCTCACCGAGCGCGAGGAGAAGAACAGCGTGGCCATTGCCTCCAACGAGTCCTTCTCCTCCTGGACCAAGACCTTCACCGACCCCCGCCTCTGCGCCGCCACCGTCGATCGACTCACCTTTGGCGGCAACATCATCGAGACCGGTACCGACTCCTACCGTCTGGCCCAAACCCGCGCCCGCACTGAACAGCGCAGCACGGGCTGA
- a CDS encoding endonuclease domain-containing protein → MFCMQGRYDNSKRGSGFTVHRDQPDTEHCVCGCGRKLEHKQQKQFRFRDQGWIHHACYAWFNRRGLLPANTCRNCGTELDRRQARLCDDCGSYSGPHSDRAQRRRYHFTRTYGIKASEAERIFAEQGGKCAICYAGITLFDGDSRDTAYFDHCHTNKRNRAFLCQPCNSGLGDFRDDPELLERAAAYLRLHQG, encoded by the coding sequence ATGTTCTGCATGCAAGGGAGGTACGACAACAGCAAGCGCGGCAGTGGGTTCACCGTTCACCGCGACCAGCCAGACACCGAACACTGCGTCTGCGGATGCGGCCGGAAACTGGAACATAAGCAACAGAAGCAGTTCCGGTTCCGTGACCAGGGGTGGATACATCACGCCTGCTACGCATGGTTCAACCGCCGCGGGCTACTCCCCGCCAACACATGCCGTAACTGTGGAACGGAACTCGACCGGCGGCAAGCGCGGCTTTGCGACGACTGCGGAAGCTACAGCGGGCCACACTCAGACCGAGCGCAGCGACGCCGCTACCACTTCACCCGCACCTACGGGATCAAAGCATCAGAAGCCGAACGGATCTTCGCCGAGCAAGGCGGCAAGTGCGCAATCTGCTACGCAGGAATCACTCTCTTCGACGGCGACAGCAGAGATACTGCCTACTTCGACCACTGCCATACAAACAAACGCAACCGAGCGTTCCTCTGCCAGCCCTGCAACTCAGGGCTCGGAGACTTCCGGGACGACCCTGAACTCCTGGAACGCGCAGCTGCGTACCTGCGCCTGCACCAAGGCTGA